From Hymenobacter sedentarius, a single genomic window includes:
- the sbcD gene encoding exonuclease subunit SbcD: MRVLHTADWHLGQRFISGHERTDEHRHFLHWLVATVREHAVEILVIAGDVFDSGSPSNQALELYYDFLLQMQSTECRDIVVVGGNHDSPATLNAPARLLRHLRVHVVGCVPDCFEDQVLILNDAAGQPGLVVCAVPFLRDRDVRLSVPGETAEEREARLKQGIADHYARIAEVEHVWQLKANGLPVLATGHLYAAGAAPSDSERTIHVGNLGQVTAEHFPEIFDYVALGHLHRPQRVGGREHIRYSGSPIALSFSEIDHGKEVLLLDFAGGKLATLVALAVPGTRRLLRFHGELDEVLGLLVAYDNTGYLLPAWVDVEVRSELTQLEVAEALLKVIQDLDRKHVEVLARRHLRLVKLRPLGEAAGDEPPLTPSLHDFTERQVFAQRLENEPEAGRAELLAAFDELLEGMPHA; encoded by the coding sequence ATGCGCGTCCTCCACACCGCCGACTGGCACCTCGGCCAGCGCTTCATCAGCGGCCACGAGCGCACCGACGAGCACCGCCACTTCCTGCACTGGCTGGTGGCCACGGTGCGTGAGCACGCCGTGGAAATCCTGGTGATTGCCGGCGACGTTTTCGACAGCGGCTCGCCCTCCAACCAGGCGCTGGAGCTGTACTACGATTTCCTGCTGCAAATGCAGTCCACCGAGTGCCGCGATATTGTGGTGGTGGGCGGCAACCACGACTCGCCGGCTACCCTCAATGCGCCGGCCAGGCTGCTGCGCCACCTGCGGGTGCACGTGGTGGGCTGCGTGCCCGACTGCTTCGAGGACCAGGTATTGATTTTGAACGACGCTGCCGGGCAGCCTGGGCTGGTGGTGTGCGCCGTGCCCTTTCTGCGCGACCGCGACGTGCGCCTGTCGGTGCCCGGCGAAACGGCCGAGGAGCGCGAAGCCCGGCTTAAGCAAGGCATTGCCGACCACTACGCCCGCATTGCCGAAGTGGAGCACGTGTGGCAGTTGAAAGCCAATGGCCTGCCCGTGCTGGCTACGGGCCACCTCTACGCCGCCGGCGCAGCACCCTCCGACTCCGAGCGTACCATCCACGTGGGCAACCTGGGGCAGGTGACGGCCGAGCATTTCCCGGAGATATTCGATTACGTGGCCCTGGGGCACTTGCACCGGCCCCAGCGCGTGGGTGGACGCGAGCACATTCGCTACTCGGGGTCGCCGATTGCGCTGTCGTTTTCCGAAATAGACCACGGCAAGGAAGTGCTGCTGCTGGACTTTGCCGGCGGCAAGCTGGCCACGCTCGTGGCCTTGGCCGTGCCGGGTACGCGACGGTTGCTACGTTTTCATGGGGAACTAGACGAAGTGCTGGGCCTGCTCGTGGCCTACGACAACACCGGCTACCTGCTGCCCGCCTGGGTCGACGTGGAAGTGCGCTCCGAGCTCACCCAGTTGGAAGTAGCCGAAGCGCTGCTGAAAGTTATTCAGGACCTAGACCGCAAACATGTGGAAGTGCTGGCCCGCCGCCACCTGCGCCTGGTGAAGCTGCGGCCCCTAGGCGAAGCGGCCGGCGACGAGCCCCCGCTCACGCCCAGCCTGCATGATTTTACCGAGCGCCAGGTATTTGCGCAGCGGCTGGAAAACGAGCCGGAAGCCGGCCGCGCCGAGCTGCTGGCCGCATTTGACGAACTATTGGAAGGGATGCCCCACGCATGA